gcaaactctactatgacACTATAAATATCTTAGGTCTACGGATGTACATATTGTTTTCTCCgtcgggacaacaaggcaaactctactatgacACTATAAATATCTTAGATCTACGGATGTACATATTATTTTCTCCgtcgggacaacaaggcaaactctgcTATGACACTATAAATACCTTAGACCTACGGATGTACATATTGTTTTCTCCGTCGGGACAACAAGGAAACTCTACTATGACACTATAAATATCTTAGACTAGAAGTACATTACAAGGTTTGAAGTAATTCTTTTTTACCGACCTACATATTTCTTTCTACCTGTGGTTAGGGCAACGTAGCTGTGGCATTGGAAATAtgactcatttatttatttattatgacttccaacggtacaacgccatttaacatatttacaaaaattacagacttctaagatgactatattaaattaaagctagaaaaatagaaCATCACATTGtatacacaacaacaacaacacagcAATCAACATAACAGATAATCATAAGGCAAAAAGCTGTAACAACAATAGTCTGAcgccaaaaattatttaacattcatatcaggaatgtaacaaatcaataacaagtatcaataataaataggtcaagaataacaaagataacaatcaaatataaggTAACCATTGCAATAAACTGTCCAGACAAAACGAACCACTTGAAAATCAACatgataatacaatataaaataataacagaattataatatgtagaggataaaaaatatatatatatataatatatatatatataaaaacagaactataatatgtaggaaaaataatatacaattatacattacgaggtaaaacaaactataaattaagaaaaaacaacattaagaataataacaagcacGTGCACTGATGAACTCATGTCAACACCCCTGGAGCACCTCCACTTAAAGGACAACCAAGAGccctggaagaaatccaacccagCGCAGACCAATCCCCCAGTACGCTGCATCCTCGCCAAACCACAGTTGCTAGCATAGCTAGTTGGCCGGTATACTCTTCCAAACACTGCCTTTGATCTAGTTCCTCTAGGAATGTAGAAGTTTAACTTGACAAAGGAGGTCAGGACAAACCAACTTGCCATTAACCAACTTGTAAAGAAGCTGAAGATCTTGCAATTGACGTCTAGTGTGAAGAGGATGCAGGTTGAATCTCAGCTCCAATTCTTCAATTGGAGTCGTCAGGTAGCCATAGCCCATTCGAACGCCCAACACCCTCAAAAAACAAAGCTGAACTCGTCCAAGTAGTCGATATGGGTAATAAGATGAGGGGACCAGATCACTGAACCATACTCAAGGACCGGGCGAACGAGAGACTTGTAGAGGATCAGGAGCGACTGGGGTGACCTGAAGCTCCTAGTCGATCTCATGATGAATCCCAAGAGGGAGTAAGCTCTTGATACAACACCATCAATATGCTCCAAAGGGTCGAGTGTAGAGGTGAAAACAACTCCAAGGTCCTTAACACTGTTCATTCTTCTCAGCACCAATCCATTGATGCGGTAGTCAAAGATATATGGTAAATTGACTACGAGAAGAAGACACCACTTCGCACTTGGAGACATTCAGCTCCATAGCATTGGCAGCACACCAACGTTTCAAATCCTGGTGAGGGACCGCTGGAGAACTTACTGATCGAACGTAGAGTGAACCCTGGTGTAGATCTTTAGATCGTCAGCAAACAGCAGACAATTGACCGGAAAGTTCACAAGTAATATCTTTTATGAAGATGTTTTGAAAAGTAATGGACCCAGGTGTGAACCCTGGGGAACCCCTGAGGAAGCACAGGAATGGTGCTGACAGAACGAACACCCCTCACATTTAAACCATGAGTTTCCGGTCCCCAAGGTAACTAGCCAACCACCTCAACAACGGCCCACCAACCCCATAACCAGCAAGCTTCGCAATCAACAGTCCGTGGTGCACcctgtcaaatgccttagagcAATCCAAGTAGATACAATCCTCCTGACCATGAGTCAACAAAGGCAGCCATAACATACTCCTGAAAGACCAGCAAATTAGTGATTGTAAATCGATTGCGAAGAAAACCATGCTGACTATCGGATATAAACTTTCTTAGATAGAAGTAAAGATGGTCCAGGACCAGTGCCTCAAAGACTTTCGCCAGAGCAGACTGAATAACAATCTAAATTTAGTTATGTTGCAACGGTCTCCTGACTTGAAGATTGGGACCACGAATCACCGCCTCAGCACTGAGGGAAAAGTTCCAGAGGCCAGTAGCAGATTAAACAATACCCGCCAAATTGTGAGGCAAGAACAGGAGCTCAAAATCTCAGTACACAAGGAGGGAATGCCATCAGGGCCAGCACTCTTAAACGGATCAAGAACCTCAAGCTTAGCTTGGACATCGGTAGCAGATAGCACTATTGAAGAGAGTGAATCATTCCATCCAAAGTCGAAGTGAGGCACAGCGATGTCAGTGTCGCAAAACACAGAAGAAAAATGCCGAGCAAAAAGATTGCACTTCTCAGTTGGATCATCAGCTTGTACTGCCATTCAGATGCATTGCAGGCAGCTCACTGAACTCTTGAGATCCTGCACATGCGACCAGAGGGATTTAATATTGTGGGGTATACCTTCCTCAACCTTGCCAATGTACACTCGGTAGCAgtcagaagtttttattttgcattccCTTCGCAATTTTTGGAAGCACTCAAGATAAAAGGGATCGCCGGTCATTTTGAACTTTCTGTgggcagtttttttatttataaaccaaattctTGAGCTCATTTGTGAACCATTTAGGAAACTTTGAGCTTTCAATCCTCTTTATAGGGGTGTTGCGAGATACAGCAGAGGACAACTGGTCACAAAAGGCATTAAAACATCTGTTCCGCATCACATAAGGCACAGTCGATGTGCAAGTCAACACACTGCAATAACCTAAAAATCTCAACTAAGTTGCAGTTTCGAAAGTCAGGAATATATTTGACGTTTTTGAGATGGGCAGATTGCTTGACACTGATTACAATATAAAGGGCTGGATTGATGTCTATCCTCTGGCAATAGTAAGTCTGAGGCAGGAGTTACCACAGTTACAGAATTGGATGAAAAAAAACAAGGTCGAGGACGACCCCTCGAAAGTTCGGCTCACTGTTGTACTGTTTGAGATCGTAGGAGCTTGCAAGGTCCATAACAAAACGCGAAGAGTCACCAACACCCCTCCGTCCCCCCATGCCAGTCCGTATGTGGTAGGTTAAAGTCCCCCATAAGCAATATCTGATCCACAGAGTCATTGCGAAAACCAAAAAGTCTGATCAGCAATTTGACAAAAGTCCAAATAGTCTGTGCTGGGCCGGTTAGGATGTATGTAGGCGCAACCAACAACCATGTTAGACGAGGATGTCTTGAGTTCAACAAATACACATTCAGTGGTAGCAGTAGACGGGGAAAATATTACGACAAGTTATTGAATTACGAACGGCAACTAATGTGTGCCCTCCTCCACTAAGTTTTTTTTCACTAGTGATATTAGTCCTATCACATCTAAAGACTGAAAAGTCATCAAAGCCCAGTTTCTGAGTCTTGAATGTCGGGGGAGAGGTTTGTTTTCAAACCAAAGCAATTACATCATAGGAGATACCAGCCAACGCATGCAACAATTCATCAAGTTTACTTCTAAGCCCATTGACGTTTTGAAAAATACAAGTAAGTTCATGTTGAGTACCGTTggaagttaaacattttttatgttcttaacAATACAGGGAACACCATTTCTATATTTAATGGCAAGATCCTTTTTCTCCAGAAGCAACTCGTTTATCCAGCTcagatttgattgatttaaagCTCTCCATTTCACGTTGGGTACGATCACGAGACACTCTCACATCAGAGAAACACTGGTCAATCTTGGTGGCTAACTCTCGTGAGAAATTAGTAATAAACCCGATAGAACTCAACCCATTATCCAGTAATAACCTTTAAAGGTCTAGGCTTGTTTGGATACTTCTTACCCACACACCAGAACCTCGGTGGAGGGACAGTTATAGGTCGGATGAAAATGATTTAGTAGCTTGTTCACAACAAGCAGGTCATGCACCTTAACGAGTTTCCAAATGTTTATCATCAGATTCAGGTAGGTTGAAAATCATTATGTTCTTGGACCGACTGGAACGTTCATTTAACTCAGCCATTATTAAATCCGGGTTGACAGGATGCttagatatattttcaaacttattttccAGGGTCTTCAAACCAGCCTCATTGAGGTTGACTCGCTGCTCTAGATGAGAGAGATTCTTGTTGAGGCTATCCACCTCAGCAATGAGATTATCAACCTTTGCTGGAAGGGATGTAAAGGGAGTCAACTTTAACTGATAAATCCGAAATGTTATCCGTAAGAACAGTAAGTTGATTAAGAAGCAAATTGAAGGGTTGATTCGAAGACTGAAGACAGTCAGTTCTTAAACAATAccatttaacattgttatttccaCCACTGATGCGGTGATATTCAGACTTAGACATCTTTATACACTCACGGTGAAACCAACGCATACAAGCACCATCACAGCCAATAACCCTCTTCAGAGTCTAAAACTGACTTAATACGTACAGGACAAGAATTAGCCatgatgtttgtttatatatatatatatatatatatatatatatatatatatatatatatatatatatatatggagccCGTGTACACCCACAGAAGATCCGCGACGTATACAGCAAactacacacacaaacaaacagaAGCTACTCGATCCACCTCAGTCGAGTGTGCAGCCGCTATAGTATCGCAAATAGTCAGTACGTTCGTATAACAGAGTTATCGGGAAGGCTGTGGAGGACAAGAAAACTGTCTTGCCGACGTTGAGAGGAATGCCGGACCGGAACAACAGAAATGACAGTAACACACTGATACAGAGGAATAGGGCTGTTAATTACTGTGGAAACCAATGTAATGAAGTGGAAAATACAGAAACCTAGATTaataacaaacacacaagacTTAGCTGAGTAAAGCACGATAGGCAAAATATCCAAAAAACAATTCCAGCACAAGAGTAAACATCGAACAGGTACGAGTGATATGATTGATCAAGTAAACAAAGCCGAAGAACCAGAACTGCGACGAAGAACTCATtggaaccagaaatgctcatgcatgtataaacattaaataagagTCTGATTAAACTCGGATACACTTAAGCATGAACATTGAACTGGTATATACCTGATGTATGTCtacatatgtttgtaaaatttcatattactCCGTCATGTTACATCGCAAGTCattttactaagtattattaGGATAATGCGTGTAAATTTGCGGGTAACAGATActgtaaaactataaatttttaagttgttCTAAGCTAGCTATGTGACAGTAAAGTAAGTCTTCTCTCAATGAGTAAAAATGTTTTCACTGATACTAtagtctgtaaatattttttttactgaaggAAAGTTTAAACGCTTTACATACAACGACGTAATGTTTCAGAGACAAACGTTAGACATATAATCTAGTCATCCACCTTACTTCCTGTCACTCTGTCTAAgctatttcataaattttctaCTTCCTTCACATTTTACAAGCTAATAGTTTTTAACGGTTCttccttatttttttacttatttattaattacttccttttaataattttttatctttatagttATAGTACTATTATAGTTTTCAGTGACTTTATAAATAgttagatgtttttatttgttgctaAATCCATTTTGGTTTTATAATGCATAATTGCTAAGTTCTTTCCAATAGTTATAAACTAAgcggttaaatttaaaaaacaagttattttaattatatatcttacACAGGGGTAATATGAAATGCTTTGTCACAATTAGGTTGATCCGTCTTCAGATTATAGTATGCACCatttcgtattttaaaattactgaattgaaaataataaaacatggtaTTTCCAGTTGTCATGGATATCTTGTATTTTAAATGACTAATTTTATGATTCAGAGTAAAAACCTTGGGTTTAATGAGACAGAAAATggcataataaatacatttaatcacATTGGTAATACAAAGGAAAATTAAACTGCAACTGAAACTAAATTTCTGAATAAAACAGTAGCGGCCTCTACTACAAATACGGTGTGATGCTACACATGACGTTATTTCATAAGACCTTACAAATCTCTCATCCGACTAGGGAAAAACATTTAGCAAATAACAAACAACGTAAATACCATTTGGTGTTTGGATAATTCTCTTTGGTCCTTTTTCGTAAATCTAAATCCTCTCTTTCAGGAAATATTTTTCCTTTACATGAGAAGATTATATTTCTTTAAGCTCCTGTCAGGGACAAAGAAAAATTACGAACTGTCGCCATTATTATTTACCTCTACTTTATGTTCTTTTTTGTCCCAATTAGATCTACTTATTGCAATCACCCTTATAACGGAATGTTTAGGAGCTATTGTctccgatatatatatatatatatatatatatatatataatttaaattaagtgcCATATACGTATATATGCCATTGGCATATTATCAATTGAAATTGgtacacatatttaataaaaacaacaacattcaTTTCCatatttgactttttaaattaaaaaaaaaacaccattatAAACGTTACTATTAAatgaatatgataaaataaatataaaattcgaGAACTAAAGGACCATATAAAGACCAGATAACTTTTCCATTTCGTTTGATGTCTCTGGCAGTGCAGAACtgattgaatataatattttacagtataaagaGATGATTTATAGTCATAATTTAGggtaaaaatgtcaaatttagtTTGCATTATACTTGAAGGCAAATGAAAGTCATGTAACAAAAGCAATAGTTTATTCCAttcttacaaaacaaattatcaatATATATGTACAGTAAAAATCAAAACAGTTGTTTATGTTAAGTCCATACAGAAAACTACACTTTGTACAGTTGTTTCTAGTAATGAGTCAACTTATCACATGAGTTCCCTATTGATATTTTAGACCACAATAATTAGGTCTTCCAATCTGCACTTACGTACCACGTCGTGAAATATCCACTCATAACTGCCAGAATCGTAATGTATACACGCTTACCAAAATGATTACTATTGGAGAAGTCACTGATGTCATAACTGCTCTGTTCTTACCTGTCATCGTCTGATGGTCGTGATCGTGACTTAAATGATCATCGTGGTCTTCTTCATGCCCGGGAACGCTGTGTACAGACCTCTTGTTTCTGTTTTTTAAAGGAGCTTTATCTCTCACCTCTGTAAGAGCAGAGTCGTTAGTGCCTCGTTTATCTAAAACAATTACTACCTCCTCGTCGTAGTTGTCGGTTTTATTTTTCATGTGTTTGTCTGTAGTGTAAAGATATTCTTTAAGATCGGAGGCCGCGGATACGATCCTATCTCGTTCCAATCGCTTGGCCGGCTCGGGTCCTAGCCTGGTTGCCAGTGCTTGTGATAGCTGGGGAATGTTCTCTGTGCGTACTTTGTCAGGAACAGGAGGTGGTATATCTCCCATGAATGGTCCGAACTGAGGAGTGCTCCTCAACAGCTCGGCCACAGAGGACCGGCGCTTGGTGTACCCGTCCTCTGTCGACGCTGGCGCAGGTACCACGCTGTTCACGGACACGGTTTTTCCGTCATACGTGAGCAAGGTAGCGGTGTTGGCGGCGGAAACCGCTTGGGCCGAAACTCCGTACACCGGACCTGAAGGGGGTAGGTAGTATGTGTCCATCCTTTCCGCAGCCATCGGAGTCTCGTCTGCTACGTCTTCTTGTTGGGACCTGAACGAGGGGCTCACCGGTCTTCTCCTGATCACGACCATATTTTGTCTCACCGGTTTACGACTGATGTACGGTTTCTTCTTTTGCAGAGTATCATATTCTAAGCCGGTAGGTTTCTTAACGCGTTTCTGTAAACTATCGGGAGGCGATGGAATGAACATCGGTTCGAAGTATTCGGTTGCCTTTAGCCCGGTACCAACATCAGGTAGCATATCGTCGTCTACCGTCAGATCTACTGTACCTTCGGTGTCATCCGACTCTTCTACCTCCGATATTCTATCCTGTGCTTCCTGTGCGTTTTGTATAATGGGTTTAAAACCACCTTCTATGACTAAAGACCCCGGATTAAAACCACCAGTATTCACAGCATAAGGAGATTTATAAGTGGCATGCTGATATTCCAGTTTTTGAGGTTTCTGTTGTTGAGGGagaatgtattttttcatttcagtTGGTTCGGTTTTGATTTGAATCGGCACCTGAAGTTTCTCTTTACCTTTCGAGGTCGAATACGATACAGAAACGCTCTGAGACACTTGCTGGGGGTTAGCAGGGCCTCTAGGTGGGACCATCATCGTTTCAAGGGGGTGTGAATGAGGTGGCATCACGACCATCGGCCGGTGCACGGCACCGGGTACGCGGTATATCGGTTTCTTGACGAACACGGGCCGGTACTGAGACGGGGCCGCCATGAGAGTGAGGGGTCTGTGCATCATCGGCTTGGAGACTACGACCATGTGGTGGTGAGGAGCGGGTCTTCTGTGTTGTGGCCGGATGATGGTCATCGTGGACATGACTGGCCGCCTCAGATGAGGTCTGGAGTAAGGGTTGCGACTATAAGGGACTCCTAGACTTTGATGTTTCGTCTCACTCGCGTTACGATTGTGTGTGTCTTTGTGTTCAGATAGCATCGGCTTTGACTTCTCAGTAGAGATGTCCTGACTGGTATCCTCACTTACCGGTATCATTTCTCTTCCGTCCTCCGTGGTGTCGGAGACCGACACCTCCGGGGGGTATTTGTGGTTAGCAGCGATCACTGTAGGAGGTTCGGTGCTGTGGCTTTGAGCCTCTTTTAAGGTAATATGAGGAATTTGAGCAAAGGTTTTCTTGTACTCAGACAACTGATTTTGATACTTGAGCCCCACATCTGACACCAGAGGTAGGTGGTTGGGCCCATCCGGTTTGACTCTGGCAGAGACTAACGTACTCGGGCGGGACTCCAACTCCTCGACTTCAGGCTCGTACTTGATCCTGCTTTCTACCTGCGAGCTCCCGGCGGTAACGGGGAGATCACACTGGTCCAACACGTTGATCTTCCATCCCAGATACCGATGGACGAAACACTAGAACATAATACACAAGTAACCGTGTGTTCACTTTACTATTAGtaccataattattattaaccatGCATTTTTCTAAAAGGTTTTATTATGTTACACAAAAAATTGTGTGAGGAAGTTCTTATGATTACTGTTAAATATCACATAATGCACTTGTCGCTGTATTATATGGACATATTTATAGTCACTTGTGCTATGCTATTATGCCTTGAGGCAACCATTTCTCAGCTCATTAGTTACATATTATGCAAGAAAGAGCTTTACGTGTGTTATGTGTAGCTGAAATTAGAGCCTAAAAGGGGTAAAACTTTCTTTGTTTAGTTAAATCTGCTTACTCTAAATGCTAATATGTTTGTGTTACAAtgtcttgtttattttaagaacaatttacATGACTTTGTGTATTAGCATCCAAAGCTACTCTAAACATAGCAACTCAAAAAATTTGAAGAGTTTTGAGGTTATTGCTCTGGAATTGCACAATAGACTATATTCAGCTACAAAGAAACTGTTTGAAAGTAAATGCACATGTAGAATTTAAATACTTCTGGGGGCCAATCCTATTCATAGAACAGACGAATGTTATAAGCTTAAATCCCACCGGTTTAGACTAGATAACTTTTTCCTTATCAATTAACCTTGCTCAAATAACCTAAAAATGGTTGTTGCctcacaattataatttttttttcaggcAGTTCAATATGTCATTTTATGTATTACGTAGTTATTTTAATtgtcattatatttgtattttgttttgataGAATATTAAACAGAACATTCAGCGTGAAGAGAATAATTACATTGTAGATCCATGTACTagtgaaatgtaaaataacaagATAATATTAGTACAGTATATATGGTACAAACCTGATAGTAAACAGTGTCCGGAGTATCCTCGTCAGGGGTCCACTGTATGACACCAGGCTCTCCGTGGTCACAGATGAGGGTCAGGG
The Homalodisca vitripennis isolate AUS2020 chromosome 4, UT_GWSS_2.1, whole genome shotgun sequence DNA segment above includes these coding regions:
- the LOC124359066 gene encoding protein Skeletor, isoforms D/E-like, producing MRAFPNLAFILLPYISLAQGAVEYYGKFLAPLKSFHHGVSGDVYAVDARTLHIRDFTYDGEGPAAYFYVGGTKVINGNGHRLLDERGLPHPLKRYRKKHITLTLPEGKTLANVKWFAVWCDEAAVNFGDVKIPKNLDFPKPQKIAPLNGVHAVSSEPIVVVDAQTLLIPSFSYDGEAPDAKFWVGRGAKPSPQGIRVPDENGKEVPLRRYDRKTIVLTLPGDLTVFEIGHFGVWCEAFTVDFGHIQLPSGLNVPPSLKMLGVSPQSKLNCEVLHEELAFEVRWAVAGDSVVVQLVAKLEDGEYMSFGLSGHERKNQMIGADVTVAWVDHDTLNGFAEDYFLDDKSQCSGSRGSCPDYRIDPENTNSVRLLNAALVNGYSIVTYQRTLRAHDSLDLPIYTNTSQAIIWAVGPLNQKREVSFHSVWSKSTILMDFGRTPLWNCPIPESDAALGASNEPQEQDVHVSPSVPNRSTVAESQHSPPPPAPAVRQSDAWEIPPIQCNEPDDGVFYAQMGPTGGKRGYPSITKHVGWGISYYINGLLIPEINVVRGKTYTFVVEGGLDPTVPAKYHPFYITDDPVGGFANKSPEEQKKVRIFAGVEESRGGELVPTGSGRLCNWTPDPEQPPADEFVSFGAYQRTLTLICDHGEPGVIQWTPDEDTPDTVYYQCFVHRYLGWKINVLDQCDLPVTAGSSQVESRIKYEPEVEELESRPSTLVSARVKPDGPNHLPLVSDVGLKYQNQLSEYKKTFAQIPHITLKEAQSHSTEPPTVIAANHKYPPEVSVSDTTEDGREMIPVSEDTSQDISTEKSKPMLSEHKDTHNRNASETKHQSLGVPYSRNPYSRPHLRRPVMSTMTIIRPQHRRPAPHHHMVVVSKPMMHRPLTLMAAPSQYRPVFVKKPIYRVPGAVHRPMVVMPPHSHPLETMMVPPRGPANPQQVSQSVSVSYSTSKGKEKLQVPIQIKTEPTEMKKYILPQQQKPQKLEYQHATYKSPYAVNTGGFNPGSLVIEGGFKPIIQNAQEAQDRISEVEESDDTEGTVDLTVDDDMLPDVGTGLKATEYFEPMFIPSPPDSLQKRVKKPTGLEYDTLQKKKPYISRKPVRQNMVVIRRRPVSPSFRSQQEDVADETPMAAERMDTYYLPPSGPVYGVSAQAVSAANTATLLTYDGKTVSVNSVVPAPASTEDGYTKRRSSVAELLRSTPQFGPFMGDIPPPVPDKVRTENIPQLSQALATRLGPEPAKRLERDRIVSAASDLKEYLYTTDKHMKNKTDNYDEEVVIVLDKRGTNDSALTEVRDKAPLKNRNKRSVHSVPGHEEDHDDHLSHDHDHQTMTGKNRAVMTSVTSPIVIILVSVYTLRFWQL